A portion of the Zootoca vivipara chromosome 6, rZooViv1.1, whole genome shotgun sequence genome contains these proteins:
- the PRSS16 gene encoding thymus-specific serine protease — protein MASPSFSSRVLWGVLLLALLSLAQAGRNFWLFRQQVLKQREQHAMEEAYLRLRQLPRFLVPGMWNAPLESFIRQPLDHFNRQEQRTYNQRFWINQEFWRRPDGPVFLFIGGESALSVYDVLAGHHVELAQKYGALVVALEHRFYGASINPDGLQDHNLQFLSSQQALSDLASFHHFITQKFSLTSNNTWICFGGSYPGSLSAWFRLKFPHLVFAAVASSAPVRAQLDFTGYLMVVAASLSNPVVGGSKECLEAVADGFSAVDTLVHDGALAKLAKDFRSCQELEGSGDCVQLVSNLADIFMLAVQYNNEYMPWSTIANFCRVMTNNKTGSAYQRLMAANNVYLDGMNMTCMENNHTEALQELRNTFISTSGVGIRQWYFQTCTEFGYYQTCDDPACRFSRFMNLTTELETCREVFGIPSQAVQEAVSFTNDYYGADRPKASRVLFVNGDIDPWHALSVLKNQSRSERAILINGTAHCADMSTPNPRDPLPLVHAKEQISLQVDEWLKLARKINQGS, from the exons GCAGAAATTTCTGGCTGTTCCGCCAGCAGGTCCTGAAGCAGCGAGAGCAGCATGCGATGGAGGAGGCGTATCTTCGCCTGAGACAGCTGCCTCGGTTCCTGGTCCCAGGGATGTGGAACGCTCCCCTCGAGAGCTTCATCCGTCAGCCCCTGGACCACTTCAACCGGCAGGAACAGCGCACCTACAACCAG AGATTTTGGATTAACCAGGAATTTTGGCGACGCCCCGACGGACCGGTCTTCCTCTTCATTGGGGGCGAGTCTGCCTTGTCGGTGTACGATGTGCTGGCAG GACACCACGTGGAGCTGGCCCAGAAGTACGGAGCTTTGGTGGTGGCCCTCGAACACCGTTTCTATGGGGCCAGCATCAACCCTGATGGGCTGCAAGATCACAACCTTCAGTTCCTGTCCAGCCAGCAAGC CTTGTCTGACCTGGCCTCCTTCCACCACTTCATCACCCAGAAATTCAGCCTGacatccaacaacacctggatttGCTTCGGAGGCTCCTATCCTGGCTCCCTGTCTGCCTGGTTCAGACTCAAG ttTCCCCACCTGGTCTTTGCTGCTGTCGCTTCTTCTGCCCCTGTCAGAGCCCAGCTGGATTTCACAGGCTACCTTATG GTTGTTGCCGCAAGTCTGTCCAATCCAGTTGTCGGTGGTTCCAAAGAG TGCCTGGAGGCCGTGGCTGATGGCTTCTCTGCAGTGGACACCCTGGTGCACGATGGGGCCCTGGCCAAGCTGGCGAAGGACTTCCGCTCCTGTCAGGAGTTGGAGGGCTCTGGCGACTGCGTGCAGCTGGTGTCCAACCTGGCCGACATCTTTATGCTGGCTGTGCAGTACAACAACGAATACATGCCGTGGAGCACCATCGCCAACTTTTGCCGTGTCATGACCAACAACAAGACTGGCTCGGCCTACCAGAGACTTATGGCTGCCAACAAC GTGTACTTGGACGGCATGAACATGACATGCATGGAGAATAATCACACAGAGGCCCTGCAGGAGCTGCGCAACACATTCATCTCCACGTCGGGCGTGGGCATCAGGCAATGGTACTTCCAGACATGTACAGAGTTCGGATACT ACCAAACCTGCGATGATCCTGCCTGCCGCTTCTCCCGCTTCATGAACCTGACGACTGAGCTTGAAACCTGCCGAGAGGTCTTCGGCATCCCCTCTCAGGCTGTCCAGGAGGCTGTGTCCTTCACCAATGACTACTATGGGGCTGATCGCCCCAAAGCCAGCCGCGTCCTCTTCGTGAACG GCGACATTGATCCTTGGCATGCCCTGAGTGTCCTCAAGAACCAGTCCCGCTCTGAACGGGCTATTTTAATCAACGGCACTGCCCACTGCGCTGACATGTCGACACCCAACCCCCGGGACCCACTGCCCCTTGTCCATGCCAAAGAG CAAATCTCCTTGCAAGTTGATGAGTGGCTGAAGTTGGCGAGAAAGATAAATCAAGGCAGCTGA